The nucleotide window CGCGAGGACGGGGCGGGACGTCGTGGCCGTGATGCGGGTGGATGGCACCGCGCCCCTCGACGGCATCTCCCTGGAGGAGGTCGCCTCCATCGCCCGGGACTGGAAGGCGCGCGGCGTGCGCGTGCGCGGCGTGGAGCTGGACCACGACTGTGCCACCACCGCCCTGCCCGAGTACGCGGACTGGCTCGCGCGTGAGCGACGACTGCTCGGCGAGCTGTCCTTGTCCATCACCGCGCTCCCCACGTGGGCCGGCTCGCCCGAGCTGGAGCGCCTGACATCCATCCCCGACGACCTCGTGGTCCAGGTGCACGCCATCCGCGCCCCCACCCTCTTCACCCCCGAGGAGGCGCGCGGCTTCATCGAGCGCTGGGCCCAGACCACGCGCAAACCCTTCCACGTCGCGCTGCCCACCTACCGCGTGCGCCTGCGCGACGGCACGCCCCTCATCTCCGAGCCCCGAGACGTCTCGCGCTTCCTCGCGGAGCTGCGCGCGCGCCCGGTGGAGGGCGTGAAGGGGCTCGTGTGGTTCCGGTGGGGCCACGCGGGTGACTCGGAGGCCTGGAGCCCGTCCACGCTGAGCGCCGTCATCCGCCAGGAGCCGCTGACGCTCCGCGTGGAGCCCCGGCTGGTGGACGCGGGCGGAGGCACGCTCGACATCGTCCTCGAGAACACGGGCCGCGTGGACGGCGAGGCGCCAGCCCGGCTCACCCTTTCTGGAAACCTGGAGGTCCTCGACGGCGTGGGCGGCTATGCCCCGCGGGGGAGCTCACTCGTGGCGCGCAAGCCTCCCCGCCTGCGCGCCGGCGAGCGACGCGTCGTCGGCTTCGTGCGGGGAAGCGAGGTGTCCCTTGTGGCTCCGTAGCCTGCTGTCCGCCGTGGTCATCCTGGTCTGTCTGACACCCGTCCGCTCCGCGAAGGCCTGTGGCCCCGGCTTCCAGGACCGGCTCCTCGCCGACCGCGCGCTCACGCTGGGCGAGCTGCCTGGTGGGCTCTTCGCGCTCGAGGCCCACCGGCTCCTGCCGAAGCCCTCGGACGTGTTCGCGGTGAACGAGTTCCACGACGAGCCCCCCGACGCGCGTCAGGGCGGCGGAGCCCGGGAGACCGCGCTGTACGAGGCCGGCGCCAAGGCCTTCACCGCCGGAGACGCGGTGACGGCGCGGGCGCGCTTCCTCGAGGTGCTCGCGCTGCCCGCCGAGGAGCGCCGCCGCTTCTCCACCTTCGCCGCGTACATGCTGGGCCGCAACGCGGGCGCCGGCTTCGAGGACGACGCGAAGCACGGCTTCGAGCTCACCCGACAGCTGGTCCGCGAGGGCTTCGACGACCCGCTGGGCCTCGCGGTCTCCAGCCTGGGCATGCAGGCGCGCGTGCTGCTCCAGCGCGGGGACGACGTGGGCGCCATCCACCTGTACGCGGAGCAGGCCGCGCACGGCAGCGGCGGAGCGGAGGTCTCGCTGCTCTTCGTCGCGCGAGCCCTCGCCCGGAACCCCGAGCGCCTCCAGGTCGCGCTGAAGGACCCGCTGGCGCAGCGGCTCATGGCCACCTTCGTGTGGACGCGCGGTCGCGAGTCCGCGTGGAACGAGGAGCCCTCGGCCGGAGGGCTCGGCGCGGTGCTGGACGCGCTGGCCTCGGTGCCGAACCTCGCGGGCGCGGACCGGCTGGCCGCGGGCGCCTGGCGCGCGGGCCGCTTCGACCTGGCCGAGCGCTTCGTCGCCTCCGAGCAGACACCGCTGGCCTCCTGGGTGAAGGCCAAGCTCGCGCTGCGCCGGGGCGACGCATCCTCCGCGGAGACGTACCTGGCCGAGGCCGTGCGCGGGCTCCCCGAGCGGGAGTGGTGGCATGACTGGTACCTGGACGACACCTCCCGCCCCCTGTGCCGCGCGGAGGGTGAGCGTGGCGTGCTCGCGCTGACGCAGGGCCAGTTCACCCGCGCCGCCGAGCGGCTGTGGGCGGGCTGCTCCTGGCCGGACGTCGCCTACGTCGCGGAGCGGACGTTGAGCCTGGAGGAGCTCCAGCGCTTCGCGGCCACCCACCCGCGCACGGAGAAGACCCACTGCGACCTGGTGCCGGAGTCGGAGCCGGAGTCACCCGACAGCATCGCGTCCAGCAACTCGTCGCTCGGGATGCCCG belongs to Myxococcus fulvus and includes:
- a CDS encoding DUF3142 domain-containing protein; protein product: MRFPLLSSSRRLASIAFMGLCLMLGCTRAPPPPLGHEAYVWQRDWSPTLVESLTRMPSELGALRVLARERSGGTRTPVSISVDVAALARTGRDVVAVMRVDGTAPLDGISLEEVASIARDWKARGVRVRGVELDHDCATTALPEYADWLARERRLLGELSLSITALPTWAGSPELERLTSIPDDLVVQVHAIRAPTLFTPEEARGFIERWAQTTRKPFHVALPTYRVRLRDGTPLISEPRDVSRFLAELRARPVEGVKGLVWFRWGHAGDSEAWSPSTLSAVIRQEPLTLRVEPRLVDAGGGTLDIVLENTGRVDGEAPARLTLSGNLEVLDGVGGYAPRGSSLVARKPPRLRAGERRVVGFVRGSEVSLVAP